The segment aataaaatgatgatcttttttttttatggaatgGATATTGCATGATAAAAAACTTTTATTCACGAAAAAACACTTgcttaattattgattttagtgTGAATAACTTGaacaaatgagaaaaaaaagcGTAAAATTTAATGTAGTCGAAGCCAGctattaataaaatttcattaacATTAATAATCACGTGAATAAGCAATTATTAAAATCTCGTTAACGCTAGCCATTTAACCTCTTATATTATAATACTACAACTCAGGCATACCCAAttcatataatttaagaattaagacttgcattttaaaaaaaaaattaatttattaagtaaATTAGATTTATATAcagttatattaattattatttttattttaattgaaaaaaaaaacttaggcTGTTTGTATAGATGAGAATAATAACTTGATTAAGtttgtaatttaatatttgtaactaaactaattaattttgataaattatttttagtagtgGTAAGTGTGAATTGGGACCCAATTGAGTGAGAACAAAATCTGTAACAAAAGTACTTTAGCTTCCGTTTTTTGTTTTGAAGCCAGTAACGGCATTTTGGCTTAtgattgtattttgttttttttattcattacaAATGAATCATCCTTTTTTATCtctactttttatttcttttttccctttttgccACCCTTCTCtatattcttttcatattcaatattcatCATATCCAATCCctttatttctcaattttaCAGTTTGCCCCctacaagaattttttttttatatataggcGTAACTTAGAATACAGTACCAGACCacctgaaaaagaaaaaaaaatgaatatagatGGTGAGAATAATCATGGGTTGCCATGGGAAACTAATGATTTCTGGTCATACTTGAATGACAATCAGGTTGGGAGTGAAGAGACGTTTGATGGTGACAAGGTGCCCGGTCCGACTAAGTCTGATATTTGTCAGCAACTAACAATTGTTAATGAGGTGGTTGAAGTAACACCAGCTGTAGGTAAGAAGAGAAGTCCACCAAATCGAAAAAGCAACGGTAAGGGAATTGCTGAACCCAATCTTGATGTTGGTGGAGCTGAAGGCAAAAGAGAATCTGAACATGAGATACACATATGGACAGAGAGAGAAAGGAGAAAGAAGATGCGAACCTTGTTTGAAACTCTTCATGCGTTGGTTCCTAATCTCCCTGctaaggtaaaaaaaattcttttgatgacataccttgtttttttttatctgaGTTCTTAttgatcaaaaagaaaataattcaataatttttgttgaattatattttttttgtttttttttatcttctgcaaccttaattaataatcataatcaactCATCGAGAATTATTCAAAAAACTTGTAAAATCTTACTAAAGGAGACATGATTCTAtgtgaaattttatatatatatatatatatatatataaaggtttAGCAacacattaaattaaaataaaaataaattttaggcATACCATTTCTAGTAGAAACTTCACACAATTGGAATAACATTCATTTGGGGATATAGCATTCCTCTTATTACTAATTTGTACATAGCTGCTTGTTAATTTCAAAATAGAATAAAGATGCATATTGTTTATCAAAAAGTGAAGGATATAgaactttcatttttttttttgcatacatagtcataaaaaaaatctccagaaatttatttattttttcttttagtatAAGATATGAAGTTTTCAACATTATTctaaatttgtcaaaataaacattttcttaatcaatataattataagaTATTTGTAACTCATTGAAGTACTTAATAAGTatatcattaatcatatcaaattattatattagtagtagcGTATTTTCACTTGTTATTATCAAtaaaacttgcttatttttcatattaattacaACCTACAACACTTTTTATGTATAAATCACTTATTACACTTAATTTATAAGAAGGATAGTGTGGGCAGATGCGTAATAAACaagatttgaaaattaaaaacttcaaattatactctttttttttttttttttgtaatttggacttattaaatgaattttttagaCACTAATAAATGACATGAAACTAATTAACTCGTATATGATATTTGCTTAACTTCTTCTTGTGTTTTTGCTAGGTGAAAATCCTGACTTTGCGATCTGAAGTAGAAATCAAATTAatctcatcttttttttttttgtatatgtaggCTGATAAGTCTACAATAGTTTATGAAGCAGTAAACCATATAGTAAAACTGCAGAATACTTTCAAAAAACTTAAAAGTCAAAAGCTAGAAAAGCTAGAAGAATACAACATAGGATTGGCGGGTTCACAAAAAGTTTATAATAGTTGGGAGAAGTATGTGGTTGATCAAGGATCAACATGTAATTCTACAGCTATTACACCAACAAATCATGGTGCTAGTCCCCTCATTCCAACAGGTTTTATGACATGGAGTTCACCAAATGTGATACTAAATGTATGTGGTGAAGATGCACATattagtgtgtgttgtcctaagaAGTCAGGGCTATTTACcatcatttgttatgttttggaGAAACATAAGATTGACATTGTGTCTGCTCAAATTTCATGTGATCAATTCAGAAGCATGTTCATGATCCAAGCTCATGTAAGtcctttcattttcttcaaaataatatattggtcattttgaatattttgaattaGGGTTTTTAGTTAACATTCTCTTCGATTTATTTTACGTGTCATTATTTGATTGATCAGAAGTTGTTCATTCTTTAGTAAGTTCCGCGTCTAATTAAACATATACCTTCACATAAAATGGAAGTACAAAAAAAGTATATgcctatatattttttaagaaatgcCTCCTCCCACCTAGTCTCACCGTGAGGTTGAAATTCTCTATAATAGTTTAGTCATAGATTatgtttgaaaattatttagattGATTTACCTGAATTAAGTGTTTAACATAACTATACAATCTTTCTactttttactttcttaaaattttagttaGTATATTATTATTGCTTAGTACTAAAAATATGTTTGATCGATGTATATTCAGGCAAAAAGTGGAAGAGACGTAGCTCAATTCTCGGAAGCATTCACAGTGGAAGAAAGGTTGAAACAAGCTGCAACTGAGATAATGGCACTGGCAACCTCCAAATGATCAGTTTAGTTTCAAACTAAAGTTCATTCGATAGTAGAGGATGGACGGTTGTCTATAAAGACCATCATATTTCATCCGGTAGAGGATGAATGGATGTGGTTGTAATgactattttatttacttttacatttcTTTGTCTGTCGCTGTTTAGGCATCTctatttacttttatcatcGGAAAAAGATGAACAATTGTGACCGTAAAggctaatttattttgttttgtattttatgaTAAACGTTTGTCTCTGTATTGGAGGAATCTAAACTATGGAAAGTTTCTTCCAACGATATTTATAAGTATCAAAATCCTTGATTTATATGTTTTGTGTGGATGTATGtttatcaatttcaagaacGATGTTTTAATTTTCCAACCATCACCTActctttttataaatttaaaaaatattttttttaaaaaaaaataattacatcgTAGGAGTACTTTTATTCTACTTCATAAAATTCAAGTATGTCAAGATATAAAACATGAATCATATTTgtaattatgatttttcttaaaattgaaggcttattattataaaatttaattcgaTTTTAAGCgcttataattaatattttgagtTAGCTCCTAATCCTCGACTATGATTCtacaatatttttctaaattatgaTGTATAAATAGTCTTgagataaaagaaaattcttATCTACCAAATAGCATAAAGAAGCAATAAAGTGAAATTAGTCATTGTTATTTCCTACCAAACAAACACttagagattaaaaaaaaattaatcatgttCCTTAGCTTTTCTAAAGAGGGTAAgctaaaaagttatttatattttgtaatgtAAAAAGGAATTATCTTTTTACTCGATTGATTTTTAATTGAAGTATAACATTATGAAATTGATCTTTTATCAGCCAAATCTTTCTACTTattggtgttttttttttctttctcaccTTGTGGTGCTATGAAGATTGATACGTTAGTTATATATCTGGTTAGTATATAATTAGTTTAATATTAGTGTTTCAATTACTGGCCCAGCACTTAATTAGACCAAATATCAATACGTATCACACATGAACAGAAGCACAAGCCTAATTATAATGGTTCTTTTGACAATTAGCATGTGAGTATAACTTTTCTATTGGTTAAGAATTTCTATTTGTTTAAGGGGTTGTTTAGTATGATGTATAAGAATAGTACTATTGAATAGGATTATATGATGcttgatatatttattgtaGAATTGCATGATAGATATAGAGGCATGAGGCTTGACGTTGATAACATGTTTACGAGGTAATTAAATATAGTTGTGTTTTTCTATCACTAAATTTTGTGATACGTTTCTGATATTGTATCAACTTTTAtagatttatttttagttttatatctCGACTCAAGAGATTTTCattcttataaataaattatctagACCAACGATCGATCTTTGAAGGATTATTGTTTCTATTAAAATTGTAAATGTGTTGgttcatctatttttttaacCTATTTTATCCTTCAAAATAGAGAATTCATTTGAAACTATACATTGGAGTtcgataataatatataaagtataatttataaatgaaatgtgaaaaaattatattagatatGCATACGaagtttatttctattttattttgagaagaatttttttttggaagacCTAATTCaattaaagtaatttaaaacaaataatagaaataacgaAAAAAAATACTGAACAGTagcaataataacaataaatcaGTAGTATATAACAAACAGACACcataaacaaatatatgatctattaaaactgaataaatatttattttataataaatattatatctaaATATATGATTAACAGTATGTAGGAAAAATTACTCAAATGcatatcttattttatcataatctcTAAGATTCCCtaccatttaaaaaaatctcCTCTTGGATACATCACTTCCTTCTCACTTATACATATCTATCCCTCTCGGATACATCCATCCCATATGTATCTGGATCCTATCCCTTTTCGAATACATTCCTTCCCTTGCGGTACACATCTCTCTTATGTATCCAGGTATCCTATTCCTTCTCTCATACATCTCTCGCTTATTATCtaaaatatctttcaaaaaAGTAGTAAAATCTGGCATTAAGATAAAaaagccaaaaataaaataaaatacaaaaagacaaaaaatcaTGATTACAATTTTACAACATACGCAAGAATAGAGAGAGGCTAGAAAATActcaaaaaatgaatataacaAAAAGGATCATATAATGAGAAATCCCTATTTGCAACTCCTCTTACGTCACACCACAGACAACTATTCTCTTACATCGTTGTAtactttcttttcattttcgtTCGATATTTGATACTTATTTTGAGTCTCCATTCATTTATGTTGAAAGGCTAAAAATTtatagttaaaaattaaaaagtaattgtttatttatttagcCAGTTTCAAGGTTTAATAGCTATTTTTActgtgaagaaaaaatttgacaataaATTACCTTTCATATATGTgaaattcattatattattctagagtttgaatttttaattttacgtTAAATCTCAATACATTATGttgaaatttcaagaaaaatactaaaattcaaataaaaatagcCCCATAAAGCATGAGAATTGAACCTCGGATGTTGAAGGTACAATTGAGTATGTGTGACCACCTCATCTTAAAATTTAAGCTGTCAGCACACCTTTATTATTTAACTAGTGAAATTATTTGCGCTTCGCgcaattataaaaaatatttataagataatagtatgaaaaatgtaatatttaggttagtatcgaatgtataaataatattaatatttctacTTGTCTGCGATATCATAgacttttttaaaacatataatatatatatatatatatatagaacaaAATATTCATCGTGGTGAAATAAATGGAATAAGagataatatgttgaaataacaGTATATTGTATTcgattgaaaatattttatatgttttaattttctatatcttttgtaaGAGTACTAATGTTCTATCTTTTGTAGCAGTACTAATGTTCTGTTCAAACTCTGATTTCgtcaaaacaaaattgattttttaaaataattttattattacatttgcttattataattttttaaacattaattaaatatttataagacttacgaaaaaataaaatatataaaagttatgaataatattaaatatcaaatgtTACAAGCAAGATGAAGAGACATGAGTtacaaataattcaaatgtataattttattagacaataaatgtattactaattatatattgattttgtttgtaaaataaataaataaaaataagaggtgaaaatacaaaaaatgaacagagaaaatatactaattggtgattacataaaaattataaatgcattTCGAAGCAAAAAGAACGGTGGCAGATTGTTACATacacaaaaaatgacatcatgaaaataatattttattttcaattaatttttctaattaaaataaaatgaaacttatcatcataaatttttttgttgttgtcaaaatgaaataattattttaattttttttataacaaagaGAAAGTAAAATACTAAAAGATCAAATGATTAACattgacaatataatacatttagttaaattatttatataaatcaaaatttaaaaaactctaACAAAAGTAACTAAGTTGCTAATTCAattcaaagtgaaaaaataatctctaattatgcttcattttttttccttctaccaTCTTCCTTTGCAAAGAGATCCGCCATCATGTTTTGATCCATATGTCAAACTCTTATTATATGTAACTAACTGAATCATataccaataaaaaataattatatcaaaagaaagaacgaaataaaactatatttaatgtatttgtatattatcttttcaatagtactaacaatactaaataataattattttagaaatctaacaaatattatatcaaactatattatatcTGGAAACTAACTATTAGAAAGAGTAATTGCATACAGACAACACATTGTTAAGAATtacaaagatttttttaattatacttACTTGATAAGttataatacaaacataaaaaatatacattaagaAAACATGTCTtagtacataaaataaaaagaaagactttagaatgaaatatatcctaccttcatatacttttttttgttacatgttagttaatttacaaaaaagtatgataaagaagagaaattataactttatatgtggattttcatgaaaataaatatgaatttatgtagacaaataaaggaaataaaaaaataaggacttgagaatgatatatttattaacatcatgtaatttttttccttacatgttagtttcattcacaaaccaaatactaatttatatagacaaaaatagagaaaataaaaaataaaaatttgcaatgaaatatttcttaccttcatatacttctttttttgttacaaCCCAAACCTATATGATGAAAAGAGAAAGGATACTTGTGAATGTGAATCTTCataaactaatatgaatttataggcAAACTAAAGGAATACCATAAGACATCATAAACTTATGAGAgccatgaatattattaaaagaaaaaattaaagaggggcAAGTCATGATTAGTAACTCCtagtgaataaattaaaaaataaatacttaaaatgtaaaaaaaaaattattatgatttcatgattagaagggagataaacaaatagagaaaaatattgaGAATTATAAATGTttctatattaataaaatatgtatttgtataaataaagtcatatatttttatgataaaataattaatttaaatttaaaaagttaaaaataaataaattatatttctccttttattataagtgagataaataaataaaaaagatgaagaggttttgttataaatgatcatccattaataaaaaatttatttgtaataaattttagtaattctttttatgatataataattaatttattttaaaaaaagcaaaaaaaaaagagaaaaataaatggaggccatagagaggtgccacatcaccttGTCTATggtcctcatttatatatatatatatatatattgattatatttatttatggtgtgtttggtatgaagaaaacataattcgaaaaacattttcaattttCTATGTTTGTTTGGGTtaaatgttttggaaaatattttccaaaccaactcattttcctcaaatttaaggaaaatgacttccctcagaaaattaaggaatatatttttcaaaactttctttcaattttaaattacaattttcttgTTTGAAGAATAAATCCTCAGAAAATTAaggaatatatttttcaaaactttctttcaattttaaattacaattttcttgtttgaagaataaatttaaagatattttcaaaatatattttcaactttaattttttattatattaccccaccccaccccacctcACCCTTACCACCCTCCAGCGCCCTaccacccccacccccccaccccgcccaatttttttacataatttatggtatgtttttttaaaagaagtccaatttcaaatttttattttttcatcccACCCCTATCCTTGATACGCCCTCTCCACAGCCCCCACCCCCctccaaaaaagaattttaatttattttttaaaaatattttcgactataatttttttatttttttatgtttgcttttagaaaatgtttacaatttgaaaattttccacTTTCACCACACCCCCTACCCTTGACCACACCAGCCACCCCTAACCACTCCCGgccctccaaaaaaaaaaaaatcataatttgttttaaaagaatatctctacttataattttttttcacccAACCCACTACTATCCTCCCCCTCCCCTCCCTCATCctcctccaaaaaaaaattttagtttgtttttaaaaagtatttttaatttttttttacccaCCTTATCCCCTCcccctaaaaaaaaaaaaaagaactaagtttatttttaaaaagtattttcaatttcaaaaattattttagctctccaataaaaataaaagatattttttcattcataaatcaaatactaaaatttttttccaaaattcttTTTCTACTCATCAAACtaacataagaaaataagtcACAAAACTACTTATTTTtcaggaaaatatttttcatcaaaaatccttaaaaaataccaaacacacccttaaagTAAATTGTGAATTTGCCTAATCGTGCATCTCTAACTACGCATGCAACATAAAAGTTGAAACTAGCtcaatttaaaaagataaaaaaaatcaatgataAAGCATCACTAAACTGCTTACACAACAAATCTACCTTGTACTCATACATCTATGCTAATTGTAGGTCTATACAATTagcataaataatataaatactaTCGTAAGTATAATTCAATATAGGAAGCTACTTACTAGCAAGTTTCATGGATACAATCGTATAATTCAACGCAAATTTCGATTAGTTGTTGTAATTGTAAAGATGATAAAACTGTATTTTGAAGgaatttgaaatcaaataaaCTAGATAGAAAATTGCAAACTTTGAACTTTTATATCACTTGACAAATAAGCTAAATATCTATTAGATCTAGATTGTAACATTAATCACTGTGTCACTATATATAGTTGTGataaaagtttattttcttaCTTTATAATTCTCACTTTATTCATTTTGCTTGGCCCATATTGATCTGTCATAactagagctgtcaatatgggaTAGGCCGTTGGACCGACCTGGCCTAATCCGGGATTTAATAGGGTTGAGCTAAGATTTTTGGagcccatttaagaaaagagTTTTTTAGCTCGGCCTTAATAAGCCTGTTGATTTGATGGACTTGAGGAATATAGGTAGGGCCGACCCCTAggtcaataataattaattaaaaaatataatataatattaaaatttaaaattaaagagagtccaaattcaaataattaggttaatatttttatttatatatttatacttttacttgaaaaaaaccCTTAATAAATAGAGATAATTTCAGAGACCTCCCTCCAGGCTTCGCTCTATAACACTCACCTTCCCTGTGGTTTACGATATTACGTCTACctcccttatttttattttcttataaccattctttaaacctatttaaaaaaatatataaattaatttagatttgataAATTTACCCTTATATATGAATGTTTAAATAGAGGTGGGCATTCGGCATTTCGGTtcgattttgaattttctttttcgatttttttggttttcgaTTCTTGTAAAATGTATACCGAATAACGAACCAAAATATTTCGGTTCAGTTCAGTTTTTgttatttcggttcggtttttattAATTCGATTCTGTTTTTTATTTCGATTTTTGATGGGCCTGCTTAGtgggctttttaaaattttaaactttacaatttttttgtttgatttttcaacttaatgggcTAAAAAGCAAAAATAGACATCTGGCGGCTGCTGTGGGGCCTGGTGGGCGGCTGCTGCTGCTGCCTGAAAGaggaagagaaagaagaggaagaagactAGAATAGGAATAGGTGCTGCCTCCAAGAGGAAGAGAAATAGGGACATTACATAGGGTTTCac is part of the Solanum lycopersicum chromosome 1, SLM_r2.1 genome and harbors:
- the LOC101258503 gene encoding transcription factor bHLH95-like, with amino-acid sequence MNIDGENNHGLPWETNDFWSYLNDNQVGSEETFDGDKVPGPTKSDICQQLTIVNEVVEVTPAVGKKRSPPNRKSNGKGIAEPNLDVGGAEGKRESEHEIHIWTERERRKKMRTLFETLHALVPNLPAKADKSTIVYEAVNHIVKLQNTFKKLKSQKLEKLEEYNIGLAGSQKVYNSWEKYVVDQGSTCNSTAITPTNHGASPLIPTGFMTWSSPNVILNVCGEDAHISVCCPKKSGLFTIICYVLEKHKIDIVSAQISCDQFRSMFMIQAHAKSGRDVAQFSEAFTVEERLKQAATEIMALATSK